The genome window AACTGTAAAACTGAGGAATCATGGGCCATTGTTATTCTATGACTTTTAGGGGATATTAGTGCCTCTTAAGTATCATTCTACACCATCCAGATTTTATTAGTATTTGTATGATATGAGAGAAGCAAGAGTTGttccttttgagagtccatatgAAGCAAATAAGAATTCTATAGGTTGACTTCATAGGATGAGATATCAAGATTAGTAGAATATATGTTATACTAGCTCTCCAAGCCTGTGCAGGGTTACTCCAGTGtaagcccattgaaattaatgagtttagactggagtaactctgcataggattgcaagcTTGTTACTTTCAGTTTTCATTAATTTTTAGAGAAATAACTTGCAGTGAGCAGTCTGTATTTCGGTGATTTCCTCAGTCCAGGTTGAAGTTCACTTAAAAACCAGGTTGGTGGTGGAAATCCCTGTCATGTCGCAACCCACTTGTAGGgactccgtagggttttcaaggcaagacacaacCAGAGTTTGTTtgctattacctgcctctgcgtagcatccctcgacttccttggaggtctggtctccatccaagtactacccagagagcggaccctgcttagcttctgagatctgattagataGGGCATTCGGGGCAAGGCTACTTCTTAGAAATCTGGTCTTTATTACCATTAAGACTGAACATTCTGTGCCAAGTGAAGCTATTATATGTTCTTTGTGGGCAATGCTCATAGATAGCATTAGTCATATCCTGTGCGCACGTCTGCTTTCCCCTTCTCAAAGGCATTGGCTCTGTTTCTGTCCAGATGAATATCCTACTCCATTTATCTCTCCCCATGGCTGCCAGGCTAAGTCAAATGTGAGTGGGTGAGAAGCTGGTACCTCATGGACACCTGTGTGCTGACCTTTGCGtgtaaacaaaacagaagaatcCATAAGTGCGAGGCCAATTTTTCCTATCGTATTTAGTTAGTAGCTGATCTTGTTTGTTACCTACATGTAACAAACATGTAgaacagtggctctcaaccttcctaatgccgcaactctttaatacagttcctcatgttgtggtaacccccaaccctaacatttatccattttattgatggagaacactgatgcagagagtcttaggcgacccctgtgaaagggttgtttgacccccaaaggggtcccgacccacaggttgagaaccactgatgtagagccacctggagagccagcgtggtgtagtggttaagagcaggtggattctaatctggagaagtgggtttgattccccactcctccacctgagtggcaaaggcttatctggtgaaccagataggtTTCTGccagaggcagagggaggggggattgcacCCGGAGTGTGCGTGCCCCCCGTGTCCCTGTCCCCGAACGCTCCACCCCTGTCccctccacggcccagccacGGCCCTCCActgctccgcctggggcgtcgcgccccacctggccctgtttGCGCTACAGCACTGGTTTCCACACgcttacattcctgttgggtgaccttgggctagtcacagttctttggacctctctgagccccacctgcctcacaaggagtctgttgtggggagaggaagggaaaggagcttgtaagccacaggagagaaaggtgggagaaaGGTGAAAGAACAATGTCAGTTGCATAATTATGCATAGCACCCTAAACTGGGTAgcccagactaacctgatcttgtcagatctcagaagccaagcaaggatgaccctggcaagtatttggatgggagacctccaaggaataccaggatcatgatgcaAAGGAAggtcacctctgaacatctcttgccttcagaaCCTCACAGAGGTCACCATTGGTGAGATTCAACATGGCTGCAAAACAAATTTTGAGTAGCACCCACAAGTGCAAGAGGCACTGTTTTTTTACCCATAAAAGAGTGTTTATTTTAtgggtgtagaggttaagagcagtggcctctaacctggtgtagtggttaagagtggtggactctaatctggagatcctggtttgattccccactcctacacatgagcagcagactctaatctggtgaacaggatttgtttccccattcctccctgtgaagcctgctgggtgaccttgggccagtcacagtcttctcagaactctctcaacaccccccccccccggaagagtAAAGGGAGGCGTTTGTaggctgttttgagactccttacagttgagaaaggcagggtataaattcaaactcttatttttGTTCTGAATACATAGGATTTTGGCCTAGCAATCAACAGGAGGGGTAGTGTGGATTTGCAATTAGAGTGTCAAATAAGGGCTGAGGAGATCTGCCATTCAAATCCGCAGTTATAAGTCTGACAGTTCTTCAGCTTGGGGTCTAGAAGTTATTCCACACTAGCTAAATTGAAccccatgttcagagacagtatatCTCTAGATACCAGTCGCTGCAGAGCATCATTGGGGGAGGCCTATCACCTTCATAATTttcaggagccagcatggtgtagtggttaagagcaagtggattctaatatagagaactgggtttgattccccactcctacacctgagtggcggaggcttatctggtgaatcagatgtgtttcttcactcctacattcctgctggctgactttgggctagtcacagttcttcagaactctctcagccccacctacctcacaaggcagtgttggcgaaccttttcgagaccgtgtgcccaaactgcaacccaaaacccacttatttatcgcaaagtgccaatgcagcaatttaacctgagtactgaggttttagtttagaaaaaacggttgactccgaggcgtgtgttacttgggagtaagcttagtggtaattggtggctttgctttgaagcaatcgtgcaactcttccaacgggtgaatcacgaccctaggagggtttactcagaagcaggccccattgccagcaaccaagcttactcccaggtaaaggatcacactttagctcttcacatgaaaatcagtggggtttaacagggttacctacactgcttcctcaaaattaggtttaatgctaataatcgagcccagcggcccaggccagcctagatttgaggggggaggggggcgactctgtttgcttgtgcccacagagagggctgtgccacctctggcacccgtgccataggttcgccaccactgtcacaaggtgtctgttgtggggagaggaagggaaaggagcttgtaagcaaccttgagtctccttactggagagaaaggtggggtataaatccaaacttttcttcttcctcaggaACCATATAACTGGTCACTGCAGAAAATAGGTTGGTGGGTCAGGTAGGTCTTGGGAAGAGCTGGATTGAATGGGCCCATAGTGTGCCTTGAGGAGAGCAAAGCATAGGACTCTGAGGGGCAGGAAAGCACACAAAGATTGTGTTCCCATTCGTGCAATTGCGTGGGTGGAAACCGGCACTTTGTTTTGCATGTATTGTGTGTGATAAGATGTTCTGATTACAGAACCAAAATTGGGTGTCATGTTTGGGTATCTAGAGCAGACAGCTGCCTTCATGTTCAGCAACCACGGACTGCCATAACGTCTCTGGTATGATAGATGAATTTGGGGTAGATCTCTCAGTATTATGATTTTCAGATttctatggagaaaatggcaactttggagggtggactctatggtattaaacCCGGCTGAGGCTCCTCACCTCCCCAAATCCCTTGTCTCCATTCTCagtccctaaaatctccaggaatttcccagggcaGAACTTGCAACTCTAAATGAAATGTCTAAGGTGGAAGTCTAATGGTTGTGCACGGGAGTCGGGGGGGTACTGGGGAAGGCCCTCTGAACCTCCTCAAAGGCATTCTTATGATGTAGTAGGTATGATTTATTAATATGACAATGCTCTCAGGTTGTACCTCTGCCTAAATCCCACAAAATGTGATGAGAATCTGTGAAGTTCCATTTGAGAACCacataaaaaatggaaatgtaaatatttcttgGAACTCATCAAtctgaagtctcatatggacttttgaatacacactttacaaatgaaatgatgaaaattgtacattgatttgttttattgacactggcactttatataaatgtattgcactttatgacTTTCATCAATAggatattagaatagggttagtattAGTATAGTTGTGTTGATGTTTGTATGagaaataattgaaaaaataactttgtacaaaTGCTGCTGGAATTATTTATTACAATTGTTATATATACATAAGTACAAGCTAGTGTGCCAATTTGGTCTGTAAATCCCACAAAACCCAAGCTCCAAATATGTCCTATCAGGCACTGGGGAAACAGCATCCCCCAACAACCAGCGGACAAGAAACTAGGgatcattccgcatgggccaaaaacagaggtgtgaaaatggtgtaaaagggtttatatcgttttcactccactgtttgtggcccatggggaatcagcctatggttgttgttttttaaattgcattgCAAACTTCCAAAGTCCGCTCAGAGTACCATTTACAAACATAAaaatcgaaaaataaataaattttttaaaaaagcaacatccATTGAGTGGCAGTCCTCCACGGTGCATTTGCCTAATCTGGAACTGCCTCGCTTTACAAGGACGACAGTCGCCATTCCAGTACGGCGTTTTTTGTCACcatggagattttaaaaacaaggaCAGAGCGGCGTATTGAAAGCTACCACTGGCCCGTATACTCTAGAGCCGCTCTGGGCTTTGCAATCTCCACGGGAAGCCTCTCCCTCTATGGTTTGCATCAAGGAAAGGGCAGCAGGAGTAACCGGAAGTGCCTTCGTTCGTGCCCACCCTTTTGGCCGCCGCCTTCTTCCCCGGTGTCGCTGGATCCGGTTTGCCGTGGCCGAGTGAAAGTCACTTTGAGGTCTGCGCTCGATCGCCGCCGCTGCGCTGAGGAGAGGACGGGCCTGGGCCGGGGTGAGGATAAAAAGTAGCCCGAGGCTTCTGACGCGGCCTCCTTGGATGTTGGCCGGGTCAGGCCTCGCTCGGTCCGTGTGACCGACTTTGAGCCCCGGAACCTGCTGCAAAGGCGGGAGGTTTTTTTCTGGCGAGCTTTTTGCGCTGCGGCAGCCACCGAAATAAGTTTTAGGGCTGCTATTGGCCTTCTAATGGGTGGATGCCTCTGATAGCGAGTGGCCTACCTAACAGGGCTGGCGTATGCCTTCTAATTGGTGGGTCGCACTGATAATTTGAAGGGCCTACCTAACAAGACTGGTGTATGCATTTTCACAGGCAGATGGCGAGAACTGAGTGAATGGCTTAACCTGCAAGGGTGGTGTGAGCATTCTCATAGGCTCAAGGTGTGACAGCTTGAGTGGCCTACCTTCCAGGGGTGGTGTAAGCGTTCGGTAAGCATCCTGTATAGCATCATAGCgttggaaggggccattcagGCCATCTAGTACAACACCCAGCTTAATGCAggagagcatcccagacaagtgttaatccagctgctgcttatATACTGCCCGTGAGGAGAAGTTTGCCACCTCCCTGGGTGaatgattccactgttgcacgaCTGTTATCGGGGGAAAAAATCCCCCTAATATCCAATCGAAACCTTTCagccataatttaaacccattattgtgagtctcaTCCTCTTCTGCTAACAGCTAAAAGTAGTTGGTTGTCAAGCATTCAGGGCATCTCCCTCCTGCTTTTGATGACCCTCTTGGTGTCTGCTGGTGCACTGTTGAGCCCTAGTACTTCTCTCCTCAGCCTTCTCCTACATCTGTCCTGCTTTGAGAATGGGGCAGGATTGAATGCCAATTCAGCAATTGGTGCTGATGGCAGAATTCATACCTAAGGACTTCTAAAACAAGTGTTTTCTGCATCTGGCAAAGGAACTTCCACTCATATGCAAGGAAGTCGAGGTACTTTGTAGCTGGGCTGGAGCAAAATTCCTGGCTACTACGATGTGTAGTAGTCTTACTTCCTCCTTGACCAATGTTTTGCATTTACCCACCTTTCCGGGAACTGTCTGTATTTGCTCCGTATACATTTTCTTTAATCATGTATGTTAAACATTCTCTGAATAAAAGTCAGTCTTTCAGTTCAGGCAGTTTCTGCTGCAGTCTTCTCAGAATCACCCACAGCATAGGTTGGTTCTGTTACAGACCAGTGGGTATGATTCCTGATAAAGGGTAGTAATGGTGTTAGCTATTACAATTGTAGTAGTATTTGTATAGCATTTTTCCACGTTCAAACCATGGCATGTGCATCACAATAATTCTAGCATCAACCCAAAGAGACAGGCCAGTATTATCCTCATGTTGCAGGTTACTGGATGACACAGACGAACCATACAATCATAGAATTTGAAGGGACCATAcatgccatctagtccaaccccatgctCAATGTAGGATCACCTTGCCTAGGATCACCCAGTGAGATTGTGAACTTTGAACTAGTAACTTGTTTGTTCTTTCAATCTTTATACTACACCAGTGCTTGTATTTATGTATCCTTAATTTTGGATTGGTGACGTGGCACCATTTtgtgagaaggaagaagaagcaagcacCAAATCCTGTGAAATAAGGTCTATACTTTTCGGAACTGAAGCCTATTAGAGTAGGGTCTTAATGTTGCAGGTAAGAGGTACCAATCGGTGATATGCTTCTTGAGTAAATGGTTTGCATTGGCACTGGATTCTTAGTCGCAGTGTACCGTTTCCCAATTGAAGCTTTCTGTCATTCAGTTACCAAAACGTAGCCCAGGAATATAACTTCTACTTCGAAACACAATTCCTTGGGAAGGTAGTTTATCCTCTGAGGGCTGTGTGCCGAAGGTCTTGTTTGCTTTCTTATGAACTCTATATATCTTTTCAGGATACAGAAAATGGCTGACAACATTCGAGAGAAGTTGGCAAACTATAAAACAGCTCCTTTTGATAGCAGGTTCCCCAACCAAAACCAAACACGCAATTGCTGGCAAAACTACCTTGGTGGGTATATAGTTAGTGATGTGAATCTGAGTCTTttaatctttctctctctctccctcccccaaatttctcaTCCCCAGTGTGGCTTTTGAATATTAGATTGTCACAAGGCAAAAAGAGTCTGgttactttttattttgttagGAACTTTGAATTCCTATAGCGTTGACTTGCAGAATTGTATGCATTGTAATGATGCTTGTGCGACATCGCTGGATTCTGAAGATAAAAGGTGACAGTGAATGGACAAAACAGGAAAACATAACTGAATATTTAGACTACAGTGTCTCAACTGAAGATCACTAAGACAATGTTTGAAGAAGATCTGCTCCCATATGCTCTTCCCTGGATGTCATAGTGTCATCTACGACTCGGGCAGAGGTCTTTTTGCATAACCTACAAcctgatcctttcagctggaggtgccagagattgaacttgagaccttccgcatgccaagcagaagTTCTAGCACTGACCTAAACCCTCTCTATCTTTGCTGCCCATTGCTCTTCCTCCCTGTGACTTGTTTGGCGCTGGACATTGGCATTCCTCTTTCAGAGAACATTACGTTCATTCAATGAGTGGCTTCATTCTGCAGTGAATTTTACTATGTGCAAAATGGGTTTTATCGCCTTTTGTTTGGCTGATGGCTTTCATGGTTTCTGTAAATAATTTGGAACTCAAACCTACAGTTGTATTATTGAGAGTACAACATGCCCTCCTTCTCTGGGAACTCGGGTGGCCTCCATCTGCTTCCTTGTGGTCACAAAATGTTTCTCTGTGCAGATTACCATCGCTGTGAGAAAGCCATGGCTGCCAAGGGAGGAGATCCTTACGTTTGCCAGTGGTACAAAAGGGTGTACACGTCCCTCTGCCCTATTTCTTGGGTAGGTAAATAAAACGCAGTTTGTGTTAGCAAGTTGTGAGGAGTGTGAGAGAGGGGGTGGTAAGGGCAAGGGAGGGGACTGAAAGAAGTTGGGTCAGATGATGCTCAGCACATTCTGGGGTTCTGCCTTTTTTAGGTCTGGTATAAGAGGTATTTCTGTGGTGGTCGCATGACATGGAATCCATCCCAATACAGAGATGCAGCTCAGGGGCTGGGGCTGTTCATGCATTTTCTGAAAGATAAACGTCTGATTTGCTTAAATGGTCCAGTGAAAAATATTTCAGTCTTAATATGGATTAAGCATGACCCACTTTGCCTAGAGGAACGCAAGCCTTGGGGGCTTTCCTTCTGATAAATGTGCAAAGGAAAGAGAATAGTAATTGAAAGGGAAATAAAGCAACCTCTGTAGAACCAATGAAGGTAGGGTAGCACTTCTTCTAGTGATGACCTGACTTCAGTACAGCAGAGCCTTCTGTAAGCTACTGTCTGCACTTGGTTCtgggtgtttatttattttttaactgttCTTATAATCTCAGGGACGAAatctgatatattttttaaaaaatgtaaattataTAATTCAGCATTCAGCTATACTGGAGTCCTCTTTAATCTTGCACTTTGCCCCTGAAGATTGGACCACTGACTCAAAGAAACTGTTGGTCTCTTTCAGGTCACTGCTTGGGATGAACGCATAGAAAAcgggaattttcaaggcaagatctGATTGTCTCGTGCCTGCTGAATGGCTCAGGATGATGCAGCACTGCTGAGTCCTCTCTGTGGGGTGACTCTGAAGGAATGTCCGACATCTGTCGCCTCTCCGGTTTCTGTTTGTCTTGAAAATCCATCATCATGTGATGGTGCAGAGTCTTGGGCTTTGCCAATTCTCATTAAATCCTATTGAAACCTGTCATTATGTCCATTTGTAGTGAGGTTGACTGATAAGC of Sphaerodactylus townsendi isolate TG3544 linkage group LG06, MPM_Stown_v2.3, whole genome shotgun sequence contains these proteins:
- the LOC125435172 gene encoding cytochrome c oxidase subunit 6B1, with amino-acid sequence MADNIREKLANYKTAPFDSRFPNQNQTRNCWQNYLDYHRCEKAMAAKGGDPYVCQWYKRVYTSLCPISWVTAWDERIENGNFQGKI